AACTTTCTCATCCACTTCCTCTTTTAGCCCATAAGTGTACCTACTTCTGTGTAATAACAGAAGATGGACAAAAGTCAGAATCTcaatataatattaaaactTCAACCCCAAAGAGAAGAATATTCAATATTCTACAAACCTGTAATCTGGGTTTTTGTCGGAGTAAGAGCCAGGTTCAAGAAGCAAGAGGGTATTGGTGTCTTTGATTGATATACCATTCCCATTATTAGGAGTTGAAGATATTTGATGAGCAGGGAAGGGGCGATAGGAGAGTAAGGATGAGTTGCTGTTTAAGGAAGAAAATGTTGGATTTGAGAGGTGGTTTATTTCGTTTGTTGCTGTTGTCTTCAAAACATCCACAGGCTTTCTTGAACGATTTTTCCCTCTATGCATGTGTCTCTCACAGTATTTTGAATCTGGATATGCCTCTTTTGAACATCTCCATTTTTTCCCATCAGTTCTTCTACACCTCCCTGGCTCTGGGTCTATCTTCCTCCCCAAACTCATCTGCAAATAGTTCCATCCAACTGcatgaaacaaaaatacttcagagagagaaagagagagagaaagaataAAGAGAGGGTTGCTGATTTACCAGGTTGAGGATGGTGTGGGAAGAGCTTAGAAGTGAAAGGAGAGTCCAAAGCACTTCTTTTAATACTGAAGAGGAGTTCAGGAGGTATAGGAATGCCAGAAACCATGTATTTGAAGATGAGAGCTTGATGTTCAAGCTCTTGCCACTGAGCTGATGTGAAGGGAAACATACTTCTGGCGCTCATACTTaaaatagatttaaaaaaaagaaaaaaagaaaaaaaagaaaaaccaagaACCTCAAAGCGCAAGCAAGATGATGAAACCAAGCAGAGTATGGGAAAGCTTCTCTGTTTAGGTTATTACTAGAGCCCTCTGAGTATTGCTTAGTATATTTATTTCAGAGACCATTTGAGTTTGCAGAATCTTCACCCATGGATAAACTGATGGTTCTGATTACAGTCCTGCATGcccacctctctctctctctcctctctctttctttcttattgtCTGTTCAAGTGTTCATATTATGACTGCATCTCTCTGTAACTTCTGGTTGTGGAGGGAAACtggcttttctttcttttcttttttttttcctcttataTTTGCAGCTCTTGTCTCTGACATCTCTACAGAAACCCACAAACTAAAGCAGGGGGAAATAAATAACAGTGTAAATACAGATTTAAGAGaatttattataaaatgtgACACAAAAGAGTTGGTGTCAGAAGCCAATGCCttagaagaagagagaaaaagaaaagaaaaaaaaaaacacatatataaaaatattgtttGTACG
The sequence above is drawn from the Cucumis melo cultivar AY chromosome 2, USDA_Cmelo_AY_1.0, whole genome shotgun sequence genome and encodes:
- the LOC103492362 gene encoding growth-regulating factor 4, which codes for MSARSMFPFTSAQWQELEHQALIFKYMVSGIPIPPELLFSIKRSALDSPFTSKLFPHHPQPVGWNYLQMSLGRKIDPEPGRCRRTDGKKWRCSKEAYPDSKYCERHMHRGKNRSRKPVDVLKTTATNEINHLSNPTFSSLNSNSSLLSYRPFPAHQISSTPNNGNGISIKDTNTLLLLEPGSYSDKNPDYRSRYTYGLKEEVDEKVFFSQEPSEATGRADFSASSIASSLQLTPLTMSSSSLYPKPNNSSSLQSDQSSFYQLHQSVTEPLKQQKRDESQKTVHRFFDEWPPKDRGSWLDFADKPSNTSSVSTTRLSISIPTASNDFPIFRSKNP